The Puntigrus tetrazona isolate hp1 chromosome 3, ASM1883169v1, whole genome shotgun sequence genome contains a region encoding:
- the LOC122341855 gene encoding C-factor-like, which yields MAAVKTCKILITGANRGLGLETVKQLTEDSVQKRHIFATCRDPDGPNSEELRDLAKKHPSVITIIRLDVDDPCSIKESSKKVGSLLGNGGLNLLVNNAGIVARGTLQTCNVENMKNTFNTNVIGTLLMIKEYLPYLQTAAKASGTPGMSCNKAAIINITSVAASMIRMPLLHTQYPVLPYAVCKAGLNMLTVLAAEELKVDEILCMALHPGWVKTKMGGRKAPLEPKESVEGMLRVIDSLTEKQHGAFLDYTGETIPW from the exons ATGGCAGCAGTGAAAACGTGCAAAATCTTGATCACTGGAGCGAACCGGGGCTTGGGCTTAGAAACTGTTAAACAACTAACAGAGGATTCTGTTCAAAAACGTCATATTTTTGCTACCTGTCGTGACCCAGATGGACCAAACTCTGAG gaaTTAAGAGATCTTGCAAAAAAGCATCCAAGTGTGATCACCATCATACGTCTTG aTGTTGATGATCCATGCAGTATTAAAGAGTCTTCCAAGAAAGTGGGATCTCTGCTGGGAAACGGTGGTTTGAATCTGCTTGTGAATAATGCTGGAATCGTGGCAAGAGGCACACTTCAGACctgcaatgttgaaaacatgaaaaacacttTCAACACCAACGTGATAGGAACCTTGTTAATGATTAAA GAGTACCTACCATATTTGCAAACAGCAGCCAAAGCCAGTGGGACACCAGGCATGTCCTGTAATAAAGCAGCCATCATCAATATTACCAGCGTGGCTGCATCCATGATCAGGATGCCTCTTTTGCACACCCAGTACCCAGTGTTACCGTATGCTGTTTGCAAG GCAGGTTTAAACATGCTGACTGTGTTAGCTGCTGAAGAGTTAAAGGTGGATGAGATCCTCTGCATGGCCCTTCACCCAGGATGGGTGAAAACTAAAATGGGTGGAAGAAAA GCACCACTTGAACCAAAGGAAAGTGTGGAGGGGATGCTGCGGGTCATTGAcagtctcactgagaaacagcacGGTGCATTCCTGGACTACACTGGAGAAACCATTCCCTGGTGA
- the LOC122341856 gene encoding C-factor-like produces MAAVKACNILITGANRGLGLETVKQLLEDSCQKRHIFATCRDPDGPKSEALRELAKKHPSVITIIRLDADDPSSIKESAKKVGSLLGNSSLNLLVNNAAIIANGTIQTSSAEDMKNTFNTNVIGPLLIIKEYLPYLQAAAKASGTPGMSCNKAAVINISTIGASMTQMPSMYMQFPLLPYCVSKAGFNMLTVLAAEELKVDEILCMALHPGWVKTDMGGDKAPLESKESVEGMLRVIGSLTEKQHGAFLDYTGETVTW; encoded by the exons ATGGCAGCAGTGAAAGCGTGCAATATCTTGATCACCGGAGCCAACCGGGGCTTGGGCTTAGAAACCGTAAAACAGCTCCTGGAGGATTCTTGTCAGAAACGTCATATTTTTGCTACCTGTCGTGACCCAGATGGACCGAAGTCTGAG GCATTGAGAGAACTGGCAAAAAAGCATCCAAGTGTGATCACTATCATACGTCTCG ATGCTGATGATCCATCCAGCATCAAAGAATCTGCCAAGAAAGTGGGATCTCTGCTGGGAAACAGCAGTTTGAACCTGCTTGTGAATAATGCTGCAATCATAGCAAATGGCACCATTCAGACCAGCAGTGCTGAAGACATGAAAAACACCTTCAATACCAATGTGATAGGAcccttattaataattaag GAGTACTTACCATATCTACAAGCAGCAGCCAAAGCGAGCGGGACACCAGGCATGTCCTGTAATAAAGCAGCTGTCATCAACATCTCCACTATTGGTGCATCCATGACCCAAATGCCTTCCATGTACATGCAGTTCCCATTGTTGCCCTACTGCGTTAGCAAG GCAGGTTTTAACATGCTGACTGTGTTAGCTGCTGAAGAGTTAAAGGTGGATGAGATCCTCTGCATGGCCCTTCACCCAGGATGGGTGAAAACTGATATGGGTGGAGACAAA GCACCACTTGAATCAAAGGAAAGTGTGGAGGGGATGCTGCGGGTCATTGGcagtctcactgagaaacagcacGGTGCATTCCTGGACTACACTGGAGAAACTGTGACCTGGTGA